A genomic stretch from Dermacentor albipictus isolate Rhodes 1998 colony unplaced genomic scaffold, USDA_Dalb.pri_finalv2 scaffold_16, whole genome shotgun sequence includes:
- the LOC139051944 gene encoding NADH-ubiquinone oxidoreductase chain 2-like — MYLMLTLTIKLLALTLPFILTFLTLTLTIKFLTLKLPFILTFLTLTLTFLTLTLTIKCLTLTLPFILTFLMLTFLTLTLTLKFFMLTLPFNLTFLTLTLTLKFLTLTLPFIVMFLTLTLTFLTLTLTLKFLKLTLPFILTFMTLKVRTH, encoded by the coding sequence ATGTACCTGATGCTCACACTCACTATCAAGTTGTTGGCGCTCACACtcccgttcattctcacgttcctGACGCTCACACTCACTATCAAGTTCTTGACGCTCAAGCtcccgttcattctcacgttcctGACGCTAACGCTCACGTTCCTTACGCTCACACTCACTATCAAGTGcttgacgctcacgctcccgttcattctcacgttcctGATGCTCACGTTCCTGACGCTCACACTCACTCTCAAGTTCTTCATGCTCACGCTCCCATTCAATCTCACGTTCCTGACGCTCACACTCACTCTGAagttcttgacgctcacgctACCGTTCATTGTCATGTTCCTGACGCTCACGCTCACGTTCCTGACGCTCACACTCACTCTCAAGTTCTTGAAGCTGACGCtcccgttcattctcacgttcatGACACTTaaggtacggacacactag